A single region of the Chloroflexota bacterium genome encodes:
- a CDS encoding class D sortase, with protein MKDRRSVDDLSIEELEQVLAIKKHEAREARLRKLRARGRAGRAQVLETVTAPAPAIAPSGPKPLLTRIFNSVLLVVEIGAVVGLLYLLINSATLWQTLNTEVAQALAPTALPSPQPTALITAVVLPSGHTPPTSPGGAQFNLDEIPVNLRPAVQALPAIAIPTPGPKQAVRVGISGINVDALVVQGDSFDQLKKGVGQHLGTADPGQPGNMVFSAHNDIFGQIFRDLELLNPGDEVTVYTQAEKFVYVITSKEIVEPTKVSVMDPTVGPTLTLISCYPYLVDTQRIVVFAELKK; from the coding sequence ATGAAAGACCGGCGCTCCGTAGACGACCTTTCAATTGAAGAGCTGGAGCAAGTGCTGGCGATTAAAAAGCACGAGGCTCGTGAGGCGCGTTTGCGAAAATTGCGCGCCCGGGGCCGGGCGGGCCGGGCGCAAGTGTTGGAGACCGTGACGGCCCCGGCGCCGGCCATCGCCCCAAGCGGGCCTAAGCCTCTTCTCACCCGTATCTTCAACTCAGTTCTGCTCGTCGTTGAAATCGGCGCGGTGGTTGGCCTGCTATATTTGCTGATCAACTCGGCCACGTTGTGGCAAACGCTCAACACCGAAGTGGCGCAGGCGCTCGCGCCCACCGCTTTGCCCTCGCCTCAACCCACGGCTCTGATCACTGCTGTCGTCCTGCCGTCCGGCCACACCCCGCCCACCTCGCCCGGCGGCGCCCAGTTCAACTTGGACGAAATTCCGGTGAACCTGCGACCAGCGGTGCAGGCCCTGCCGGCCATCGCCATTCCAACACCCGGCCCCAAACAAGCTGTTCGTGTTGGAATCTCAGGCATCAATGTGGACGCACTGGTGGTACAGGGCGACTCGTTCGACCAGCTCAAGAAAGGCGTGGGGCAACACCTCGGCACAGCCGACCCGGGCCAGCCGGGCAACATGGTCTTCTCGGCCCACAACGACATCTTCGGCCAAATCTTCCGCGACCTGGAGTTGTTGAATCCGGGCGACGAAGTGACAGTTTACACTCAGGCCGAGAAATTCGTTTACGTCATCACCAGCAAAGAAATCGTCGAGCCAACCAAAGTGTCGGTGATGGATCCGACTGTCGGCCCGACCCTCACCCTCATCTCGTGCTATCCCTATCTTGTGGACACTCAGCGGATTGTGGTGTTTGCCGAACTGAAGAAGTGA
- a CDS encoding VWA domain-containing protein, which yields MSHHVSRLTFVVFTLLSLLLTPLTALADGIIIIDPPPCLPEQPCPPPCDQLGSPLPCPPFPIGDQLEIKYHRVSVTIENQIAVTKVDQLFYNPNDWQAEGMYIFPVPKDALVNNFAMWVDGEKIEAKILDADEAKRIYTDIVAKRRDPALLEYLGQGAVQASVFPIPPDGERRIQLEYSEVLAADNGLIRYLYPLNTEKFSARPLDSVSISVTVKSADAIRAVYSPTHKIGLDRPDKFNFTASYEENDVTPDQDFELFYSVSPENIGLNLLTYRDPSAGSGQGLIEDGFFVLLAAPGVDVDTEVIAKDVILVLDQSGSMDGSKIEQAKSALTYVLEHLNDDDRFNIIAFSTGSQQFANGLQPASRAGAAADWVGGLRAEGGTNIERALLEAMDVADRERPTILIFLTDGLPTEGVTDSDQILRDVNNAAPGNVRLFTFGVGDDVDTILLDSLADDNHGASAYVRPDERLDEAVSAFYAKVQAPVLADLKIDFGNVLVSDMYPDPLPDLFAGSQLVLVGRYRDGGDTTITLKGNVNGETRAFEYGRLRFRDSGGDDFIPRLWATRKIGYLLNQIRLKGENEEWVKTIVNLSVRYGIVTPYTSYLITEDDILSTEGRERVVTDAFEALQLAPPAPASGGGAVRASQDQAALEAAEAAAAPAEEYAQAVKIVGTRTFINVDGAWTDTQFDPSAMTTTPVQFAGDDYFALVAARPELGAAFALGERVIVVSEGVAYEVTAEEAPPVSIPETATPESQATGQPVSIITPTPAVTEIPPTPSPKSGGACPGAFVVFGLMAMPFMVKSLKRR from the coding sequence ATGTCCCATCACGTTTCACGTTTGACGTTTGTCGTCTTCACGCTCCTCTCTCTTCTCCTCACACCCCTCACCGCCCTCGCCGACGGCATCATCATCATTGATCCGCCGCCGTGTCTGCCGGAGCAACCGTGCCCGCCGCCGTGCGACCAGCTAGGCTCGCCGCTGCCCTGCCCGCCGTTTCCAATTGGCGATCAACTCGAAATTAAGTATCACCGCGTCTCGGTGACAATTGAGAATCAAATCGCCGTCACCAAAGTAGACCAACTGTTTTACAACCCGAACGACTGGCAGGCTGAGGGCATGTACATCTTCCCGGTTCCCAAAGACGCGCTGGTGAACAACTTTGCCATGTGGGTTGACGGCGAAAAGATCGAAGCCAAAATTTTGGACGCCGACGAAGCCAAACGCATCTACACCGACATCGTCGCCAAGCGGCGCGACCCGGCCCTGCTCGAATACCTCGGCCAGGGCGCGGTGCAGGCCAGCGTCTTCCCCATTCCGCCCGACGGCGAACGCCGCATCCAACTCGAATACTCGGAAGTGCTCGCGGCTGATAATGGCCTCATCCGCTACCTCTACCCGCTCAACACCGAAAAGTTCTCGGCCAGGCCGCTCGACTCGGTCAGCATCAGCGTCACCGTCAAATCGGCGGACGCGATTCGGGCTGTGTACTCGCCCACCCACAAGATCGGCCTCGACCGCCCCGACAAGTTCAACTTCACCGCCAGCTACGAAGAAAACGACGTGACGCCCGATCAGGACTTCGAGTTGTTCTACAGCGTCTCGCCCGAAAACATCGGCCTCAACCTGCTCACTTACCGCGACCCTTCGGCAGGCTCAGGGCAAGGTCTAATCGAAGACGGCTTCTTCGTCCTCCTGGCCGCCCCCGGTGTTGACGTTGACACCGAGGTGATCGCCAAAGACGTGATTCTCGTCCTCGATCAATCGGGCAGTATGGACGGAAGCAAGATCGAGCAGGCCAAATCGGCGCTGACTTATGTGCTGGAGCATCTCAACGACGACGACCGATTCAACATCATCGCCTTCAGCACCGGCTCACAGCAATTTGCCAACGGCCTGCAACCCGCCTCCCGCGCCGGGGCCGCCGCCGACTGGGTGGGCGGCCTCCGCGCCGAGGGCGGCACCAACATTGAGCGCGCCTTGCTCGAGGCGATGGACGTGGCCGACCGCGAGCGCCCGACGATCCTGATCTTCCTGACCGACGGCCTGCCGACCGAGGGTGTAACCGACTCGGATCAGATTCTCCGCGACGTGAATAACGCCGCCCCGGGCAACGTCCGGCTGTTCACCTTTGGCGTCGGCGACGACGTGGACACGATCCTGCTCGACAGTTTAGCCGACGACAATCACGGCGCGAGCGCCTACGTGCGCCCCGATGAGCGCCTTGACGAAGCCGTGTCGGCCTTCTATGCCAAAGTGCAAGCGCCGGTGCTGGCCGATCTCAAGATAGACTTTGGCAACGTTCTCGTTTCGGACATGTATCCTGATCCTCTGCCCGACTTGTTCGCCGGGAGCCAGTTGGTGCTGGTGGGCCGCTATCGCGACGGCGGCGACACAACCATCACCTTGAAAGGCAACGTGAACGGCGAAACGCGAGCGTTTGAATACGGGCGACTGCGCTTCCGCGACTCTGGCGGCGACGATTTCATTCCGCGCCTGTGGGCCACGCGCAAGATCGGCTACCTGCTCAACCAGATTCGGTTGAAGGGCGAGAACGAGGAGTGGGTGAAGACCATCGTCAACCTCAGCGTGCGCTACGGCATCGTCACGCCGTATACTTCATATTTGATCACCGAAGACGACATTCTCTCGACGGAAGGCCGTGAGCGCGTAGTGACGGATGCGTTTGAGGCGCTACAACTCGCGCCGCCAGCGCCGGCTTCCGGCGGCGGCGCAGTGAGGGCCTCGCAAGATCAGGCCGCGCTGGAAGCCGCCGAGGCCGCCGCCGCGCCAGCCGAAGAATACGCGCAGGCGGTGAAGATCGTCGGCACGCGAACGTTCATCAACGTGGACGGCGCGTGGACGGATACGCAGTTCGATCCGTCGGCGATGACGACCACGCCGGTGCAGTTCGCCGGCGACGACTACTTTGCTCTCGTCGCCGCCCGGCCCGAACTAGGGGCGGCCTTTGCGTTGGGCGAGCGAGTGATTGTGGTGAGCGAAGGCGTGGCCTACGAAGTGACCGCCGAGGAAGCGCCGCCGGTTTCCATTCCAGAGACGGCGACCCCTGAGTCGCAGGCGACGGGGCAACCGGTCTCCATCATCACGCCGACTCCAGCCGTCACCGAAATCCCGCCCACACCATCGCCAAAGAGCGGCGGCGCCTGCCCCGGCGCTTTTGTCGTGTTCGGTTTGATGGCAATGCCGTTTATGGTGAAGAGCCTGAAGAGGAGATAG
- a CDS encoding DMT family transporter, with product MKNTSTRNFTVSMVLAAACWGLGGVMTKRVLADVPPLTLLAAQLVVSVVFLWAVVAAQKLRLPQRRDILRLGLTGLLNPGLAYTFSLIGLTLTTASMSALLWGTEPILILILAGLILRERLTPTLVGLAAIAMFGMVMILGLGGSGGSWLGNALILAGVACCAYYTVITRRLAADADPLLVIAVQQTFALIWALAIWPVELLRGETAVISLSTWLWAAISGLTYYAFAFWFYIVGLKQVPASTAGQFLNLIPIFGVAGATIFLGERLGPAQWLGAILILAAVMGIVRGQQQRESLPEPFSTDA from the coding sequence ATGAAAAACACGTCAACCCGGAACTTCACCGTCTCAATGGTGCTGGCCGCCGCCTGCTGGGGGCTGGGCGGAGTGATGACCAAGCGCGTGCTGGCGGACGTGCCGCCGCTGACTCTGCTGGCCGCTCAACTCGTCGTCAGCGTCGTCTTTCTGTGGGCCGTCGTCGCCGCGCAAAAACTGCGCCTGCCTCAGCGCAGAGACATCTTGCGGCTCGGCCTCACCGGCTTGCTCAACCCCGGCCTGGCCTACACCTTCAGCCTCATCGGCCTGACGCTCACCACGGCCAGCATGTCGGCTCTGTTGTGGGGAACCGAGCCGATTTTGATTCTGATTCTGGCGGGACTGATTCTGCGCGAGCGACTCACGCCGACTCTCGTCGGGTTAGCCGCCATTGCCATGTTTGGCATGGTGATGATCCTCGGATTGGGCGGGAGCGGCGGCTCGTGGCTGGGCAACGCGCTCATCTTGGCCGGTGTCGCCTGTTGTGCTTATTACACCGTCATCACCCGGCGGCTGGCGGCGGACGCCGATCCACTACTGGTGATCGCCGTTCAGCAAACGTTCGCCCTCATCTGGGCGCTGGCGATCTGGCCGGTTGAGTTGTTGCGCGGTGAAACAGCAGTCATCAGCCTGAGCACCTGGTTGTGGGCCGCTATCTCAGGGCTGACCTACTATGCCTTTGCCTTCTGGTTTTACATCGTCGGCCTGAAGCAAGTCCCGGCCAGCACCGCCGGGCAGTTTCTCAACCTGATCCCGATCTTCGGCGTGGCCGGCGCAACAATCTTTTTGGGTGAGCGGCTTGGCCCGGCCCAGTGGCTCGGCGCGATTCTGATTCTGGCGGCGGTGATGGGGATTGTGAGGGGGCAACAACAACGCGAGAGTTTGCCTGAACCGTTTTCAACGGATGCTTAA